Sequence from the Litorilinea aerophila genome:
GGATACTTGATCCGCGGGTGGTGGACCCCCTGGAGCACGTGGAGGAAGACTTCTTTGATGGTGTTCAATTCCTTGAAGGTGAGGTTGCAGTGATCCAGTTCCCCATCGGCCACCCGCTCGTCGATGAGGCGGTTGACCAGTTGGGCCAACTCCTCCCGGTTGGCCGGGCGCATGGCCCGCACCGCCGCCTCGCACGTGTCGGCCAGCAGCAGGATGGCCGTCTCCTTGCTGCGGGGGCTGGGGCCAGGGTAGCGGAAATCTTCCTCCCGGACCGGCTCGCCTTCGGCCTGTTTCTGGGCCTGGATGTAAAAATACTGAACCAGGGAGCGGCCGTGATGTTCCCGGATGAAGTCCTGGATCCGTTCCGGCAGATGATATTTACGGGCCAGATCCAGGCCATCCGCCACGTGGCTGATGATGATCTGCGCGCTGGTCAGCGGATCCAGCTTGTCGTGGGGGGAGCTGCCGTCCATGATGTTTTCGGCGAAGAAGTAGGGGCGCACCGTTTTGCCGATGTCATGGTAATAGGCGCCGACCCGGGCCAGGAAGGCATCCGCGCCGATGGCCGCTGCCGCTCGTTCCGCCAGGTTGCTGACGATGATGGTGTGGTGATAGGTGCCCGACGCTTTCAGGAGCAACTGGCGTAGGAGCGGATGGGTGGGGCGGCTCAGCTCCGTCAGCTGGAGGCTGGTGGCAATGCCGAACAAGTTGCCCAACACAAAGTAGCCGATCAGGGCCACGCTGGCGGAAAGCCCCCCATTGAGCAGGACGATGAGATGCAGCTGGAGCAACTTGGGGACAGTGAAATCGGTGAACGGCGCCCGGTAGGAGGCCAGCGCCAGCAAATTGCAGCCCACCACAGCCATGCCAGCCCACAGGAAGGCGGACAGCCGCTCCGCCCGGCCCAAAATGACAGCGCCCAACAGGGACCCGGTACACAGGTAGGTGATCAGGGGGACGTTGTTGGGGCTCAGGTAGTGGACCACCAGGGCCATGGCCATGGTGACGACGACGGCCACCTGAACGTCGAGGAGCACGGCCAGCAGCATGCTCAGCGCCGCCAGGGGATAGAGGTAGGGCAGCCAGTCGTGGGGAACGATCATGAATTTGGCGGCGAGTAGCCCCACGGTCACCACCACCACCACAATGGCCAGTTCTTGCTGATGGCGCAGGGTCCGGGGGCGTAGTCGGTAGAGGGTGGCGCCGGTCACCGTCATCAGCGCCACGGTGAAGAAGATAGCTCGGGCGGTGACCCACCAGTTCCACTCGCTCTGAATCAGGCCGATCTGGGTCAGGGCTTCCACCTGCTCCGGCGTGGCGATGTCGCCGGCCCGCACGATGATCTCGTTGCGCTCCAGGGTCACCTGCTGGACGGGCACCTCGCTGCGGGCTTTGGCCCGCAATTCCTCTGTGCGAGCCTGGTTGAAGAGGCTGTTGGGGCGGATCAGCGCCTTGACCAGCTCGGCCACAATTGTGCTGGCCTCTTCACTCAGTTCGGCGCTCACCAGGGCCGGTACGCGCCGCCGGGCAATGGTCACCGTGTTTTCCCGGATCTCCTCCCGCATGATCCGGTCCAGGGTGCGGGGGACATCCGCCACAATGGCCTGCCACTCCTCCGGCGAAGCTTCCAGGATCGCCAGGGCCAGCTCGGGCGTCAGATCCAGGTCGGCAATGGCCAGCAGGTAGTCGATCTGGAGCTCTGGCGAGGCGTAGGGATCGCTGCGGACGATGGTGATGAAGTCCAGGATCTCCCGGCTGCGTTCCACCTGCTGGCGTCGGACCCGGCCGTCGGGCGTGTCGTATTGGTCGGGGACACTCTGGGCGGCCCGTTCTCGTGCCCGTTCGGTCAACACCTGGCTTTCATAGGTGATCTGGCGGGGCGCGACCACATCGTGGGGCGCCACTTCGCCCACCTGCAGCTGTAGCTGGACGCCGAAGGGGATCTGCCAGGAAAGCAGGCCCACCAGCAAAATGGCCACAGAGCTGATCAGCAGGGCCGTGATGAAAATATCAAGCCATTGACCTGAACGTGCCTTGAGGCTCGCAAGCATTGTGGGTTCCTTATGGGCAAAGGGGCTCAGGCGATCTGCTCGTCGCCGGTTGGCCCCTTTGCCGCTCCACAGGGCATTTCGGGCCGGCGTCAAAGCAGGCGGCGGACCACCTGGCTCACCCGCTTGCCATCTGCCTGGCCCCGCACCCGTTCCATCAGCGTCGACATGACGCGCCCCATATCCCGGGCGGAGGTAGCGCCCACCTCCTGGATCACCTGGCGGGCCAGGGCTTCGATCTCTTCGTCGGAGAGTTGCCTGGGCAGATATTTCTCCAGCACAGCCAGTTCCGCCCGCTCTTTGGCGGCCAGCTCCTGGGCGCCCAGTCGTTCATATTCGGCTGCGGCCTCCCGGCGTCGTTTGGCCTCTCGCTGTAAAATGGCCAGGATTTGCCCTTCATCCACGGTGTGGGCGTCGCCGCTTTTGCTCTCTTCGGTGATGGCGGTCTTAACCGCCCGCAGCGCCAGCTTGGCCACTTCGTCCTTCTCGCGCATGGCCTGCCGCAGGTCGGTGTCAATGCGTTCCATCAAACTCTGTTCACTCATATCCTCGATCCCTGGTAAATCCGGCAGAAATTCGCCGATAGTTTCCACTAGAGGTGGTGCGCTCAGAGGGCACCCGGAATTTCTGCCGTGGTATTGACGCCAGACTGTCCTAGTCCGGCGGTGACAGTATGTTCCCATCCTGGCCCGCCAGGTGGTCGCGATGAAAGCGGGGGCTCTCCTGCAAACGCCTGTGTAGCCGGCGGTCGAACCAGCTCACCAGCCTGTCCTGGTAGCGGAAGAACAGCACCACCAGCCCCGCCAAAACGCCGATCACGAGGCCGATCTGCCATCCCTCCAGCAGCATGATGCCAGCGCCTGCTGCTGCCGCCACAAAAACGCTGGGCATGCGCACCACCACCGTGATGGCCAGCAGTTTTGGAATGGATACCTTGGAAAGGCCAGCAAGGAAGTAGGGCAGATCGCCGGTGGGGCCCAGCAACAGGACGCACCAGAGCAGGGTGTCGGTGCTGTGGGTCACCCGCTCCCATCGTTCCAGCCGGTCCGCCCCCACCATGCGCACAGCCAGGGGACGGCCAAAGTGCCGGGACAGCCACATGGCCAGGGTCGAACCGGCCACCAGGCCCAGTCCCCCCCAGATGCCGCCCCACAGGGGGCCATAGAGATAGCCGGCTGCAATCTGAACCACATAGCCGGGAATGGGAGCCACCAGAATCTGCAGGGCGTTGAGGGCGACCAGGGCCAGAGGACCGAACCAGCCCAGGCGCAATATGGCTGCCTTGAGCTGATCCACATCTTCCAGGAGTTGTAAGAGCGCCGGTCCCCACCGCCAGAGCAGAGCCAGCAAGACCAACAGGGCCACGCCCATCCACCCATAGCGGCGCCAGCAGGCTGGCAAACGTAGCCCATTCATCCGTCTTGCCGTGGCCTCTGCTGCCTGTCCATGTTGCCTCCGTTGAGACTCGGGCGCCGTTCCATTGCCACGCCGGCAGTGGCCGTGGCCACCGACGCCCGAGTCTATCAAGACCAAAACCGTGCGATAATTATACCGTCCCCTGACGCCGTGTCAACAGCCTGGCCGGCCCAAGCTGCCAAAGCTGGCTGACCATGCTAGCCGGGGGCGTTCCATTTTACCTGGACATAGAGCGCGGGGATGAAGCGTTTGTAGAGGGCCGTCGGACAGGGCTCGTCCGTCTGGCGCCAGGCTTCCAGCCGTACCCGTCCGCTGGGGAAGTGCAGGTCCGGGAATGTGCAGACATTTTCCCCGGTTTCCGCCCGGGTCGCCCATTCCCGGTCATCTACCCGCAGGTGGACGACGCCCGGCGGCACATCGCGCCGAAAGCGGACCGTGACTTCATAGGGGCCATCCTGCCTGGCTGTCAGCTCCCAGTATCCCCGCAGGTTGTCCTGGTTCCATCCCTCCTCGCCGATGATGCGCCAGTCGTTCTGGGTGAGCAGCACCGGGTTTTCGTGGCGCGTGCCGATGGGGATGGGAGGCGGGTCGAAGGTGCCCAGGCCTCGGGTGGCCGCCATCTCATCCAGCCAGTTATCATACTGGGCCCGTAGCTCTGCAACCAGCTCGGGATGATCGGCGGCGATATTCGTCTTCTCATACGGATCCGCCACCAGGTCGTAGAGCTCATCGGGTTGGCTTTCGTGGGGGCGGTGGAGCTTGTGGCGTTGGGTGATCACCGCGTAGTTGCGGTAGCGAACCGGTACGTCGCCCCTGTGCCACTGCATGAAGATGGTACGTTCGGGCCATCTCTCTGGCTCCTGTTCCCCACGGAGCAGCGGCAGCAGGTTGACTCCGTCGATAGCCCGATCGGTCGGCAGAGGGATGCCGCAGGCCGCCAGCAGTGTTGGGAAGACGTCGATGGGGTGGGAAATCCGATCCACATCCCGGGCTGCCGCGAAGTGGCCGGGCCAACGCCAGAAGCAGGGAACCCGGATGCCCCCTTCGTACATGGTACCCTTGATCCCGCGCAGCCCGGCGTTGAAGCGATCTTGCTTCCCTGGCGGTGCCGTCCGATCCCGGGCTGAGCCGCATGGACCGTGGTCGCTGGTGTAGATCACCAGGGTATCCTCGGCGAGGCCAAGCTCGTCCAGCCGGTTCAACAGCCGTCCCACGTTCCAGTCGATATTTTCGACCATGCCATAGAGGCGGGCATGGGTTTCGTTGATCCCCATTTGGCGATAGCGATCGGCCCATTCATCGCCGATGATGAGAGGCGAGTGGGGCGCATTGGTGGCCAGGTAGGCAAAGAAAGGTTCGTCCCGATGTTCCTCGATGAAGGCAATGGCGGCATCGGTGAAAATGTCGGTGCAGTAGCCCTGATATCGTTCGGGTTCCCCGTTGTGATAGAGGACGGGGTCAAAATAGCTGTCCGTCTGCCAGCGGGGATAGTTGTCTGGGTGGTCACCTGGCTGTCCGATGCCGCCGGCCCGATGCGTCAGGGTCTCTTCGAAACCCAGGTCGATGGCCCGCATGGGGTAGCAATCTCCCAGGTGCCACTTGCCGAACGCACCGGTGCGGTACCCGTGGTCGTGCAGGGCCTGGGCCAGCGTCCGCTCTTCCGGATCCAGCATGGAGCGGCCGCAGTAGGTGTCGATCACCCGGGTGCGCAGATGGTAGCGGCCGGTCATGAGGCTGGCCCGGGCCGGTGAACAGAGGGGACCGCTACAGTAGCGGGTGAGGTGGGTGCTCTCCTGGTAGAGGCGATCCAGGTTGGGGGTGTAGGTGTAAGGGTTGCCATGGCAGGCCAGATCCCCCCATGCCAGGTCATCCATGATAATGATGAGGATGTTTGGACGTTGCTGTGTCAGGGTTTCGTGGGGCATGATCGCTCCTCTGGAAACATGGATGGTTTGTTTCTCGTCTTCAAATCAGGCTTTCAAATTAGACCTTCAAATCAGGCAAATCAGGTTGCTATCTCTGCAGATTGGAAAATTCATGCTTTCTTGGCTACAATGGGCAACATGTTCTTCGATCGCGCACGGATCTATGTGAAAGGTGGCGATGGCGGCAACGGTGTAGTCGCCTTCCGCCGGGAAAAGTTTGTGCCCCGAGGCGGGCCCGCGGGGGGCAGTGGCGGCCGGGGCGGCCACGTCTATCTGGTGGTCGACCCTGAGTTGAACACTCTGTACCCCTTCCAGAACCAGGTGCACTTCCGGGCAGAACGGGGAGGGCATGGCAGCGGCGCCAACAAGACCGGCGCCACAGGAGCCGACCTGCGCATCCCAGTGCCGCCGGGGACCCTGGTCCGGGATGCCGAAACCGGTGAAGTGTTGGCCGACCTGACCCGGCCGGGCCAGGAAGTGCTGGTCGCCCGGGGTGGCCGGGGTGGCCGGGGCAACGTGGCCTTCAAATCCTCCCGGAACCAGACCCCCAGGCTGGCTGAAAAAGGGGAGGCCGGTCAGGAGCGATGGCTGGAGCTGGAGCTCAAGCTGGTCGCGGATGTGGGGATCGTTGGCGTCCCCAACGCCGGCAAGTCCACCCTGTTGAGCGTGGTCAGCGCGGCCAAGCCCAAGATCGCCGACTACCCCTTCACCACGGTGGTGCCCAATTTGGGGGTCGCCGAGGTGGATCACCGGCAGATGGTGCTGGCCGATATTC
This genomic interval carries:
- a CDS encoding sulfatase-like hydrolase/transferase, with protein sequence MPHETLTQQRPNILIIIMDDLAWGDLACHGNPYTYTPNLDRLYQESTHLTRYCSGPLCSPARASLMTGRYHLRTRVIDTYCGRSMLDPEERTLAQALHDHGYRTGAFGKWHLGDCYPMRAIDLGFEETLTHRAGGIGQPGDHPDNYPRWQTDSYFDPVLYHNGEPERYQGYCTDIFTDAAIAFIEEHRDEPFFAYLATNAPHSPLIIGDEWADRYRQMGINETHARLYGMVENIDWNVGRLLNRLDELGLAEDTLVIYTSDHGPCGSARDRTAPPGKQDRFNAGLRGIKGTMYEGGIRVPCFWRWPGHFAAARDVDRISHPIDVFPTLLAACGIPLPTDRAIDGVNLLPLLRGEQEPERWPERTIFMQWHRGDVPVRYRNYAVITQRHKLHRPHESQPDELYDLVADPYEKTNIAADHPELVAELRAQYDNWLDEMAATRGLGTFDPPPIPIGTRHENPVLLTQNDWRIIGEEGWNQDNLRGYWELTARQDGPYEVTVRFRRDVPPGVVHLRVDDREWATRAETGENVCTFPDLHFPSGRVRLEAWRQTDEPCPTALYKRFIPALYVQVKWNAPG
- a CDS encoding GatB/YqeY domain-containing protein, which codes for MSEQSLMERIDTDLRQAMREKDEVAKLALRAVKTAITEESKSGDAHTVDEGQILAILQREAKRRREAAAEYERLGAQELAAKERAELAVLEKYLPRQLSDEEIEALARQVIQEVGATSARDMGRVMSTLMERVRGQADGKRVSQVVRRLL
- a CDS encoding TVP38/TMEM64 family protein — protein: MNGLRLPACWRRYGWMGVALLVLLALLWRWGPALLQLLEDVDQLKAAILRLGWFGPLALVALNALQILVAPIPGYVVQIAAGYLYGPLWGGIWGGLGLVAGSTLAMWLSRHFGRPLAVRMVGADRLERWERVTHSTDTLLWCVLLLGPTGDLPYFLAGLSKVSIPKLLAITVVVRMPSVFVAAAAGAGIMLLEGWQIGLVIGVLAGLVVLFFRYQDRLVSWFDRRLHRRLQESPRFHRDHLAGQDGNILSPPD
- a CDS encoding HD family phosphohydrolase, which encodes MLASLKARSGQWLDIFITALLISSVAILLVGLLSWQIPFGVQLQLQVGEVAPHDVVAPRQITYESQVLTERARERAAQSVPDQYDTPDGRVRRQQVERSREILDFITIVRSDPYASPELQIDYLLAIADLDLTPELALAILEASPEEWQAIVADVPRTLDRIMREEIRENTVTIARRRVPALVSAELSEEASTIVAELVKALIRPNSLFNQARTEELRAKARSEVPVQQVTLERNEIIVRAGDIATPEQVEALTQIGLIQSEWNWWVTARAIFFTVALMTVTGATLYRLRPRTLRHQQELAIVVVVVTVGLLAAKFMIVPHDWLPYLYPLAALSMLLAVLLDVQVAVVVTMAMALVVHYLSPNNVPLITYLCTGSLLGAVILGRAERLSAFLWAGMAVVGCNLLALASYRAPFTDFTVPKLLQLHLIVLLNGGLSASVALIGYFVLGNLFGIATSLQLTELSRPTHPLLRQLLLKASGTYHHTIIVSNLAERAAAAIGADAFLARVGAYYHDIGKTVRPYFFAENIMDGSSPHDKLDPLTSAQIIISHVADGLDLARKYHLPERIQDFIREHHGRSLVQYFYIQAQKQAEGEPVREEDFRYPGPSPRSKETAILLLADTCEAAVRAMRPANREELAQLVNRLIDERVADGELDHCNLTFKELNTIKEVFLHVLQGVHHPRIKYPENVQKAAAPTPETAPAGGNGHREEEPRSGSPTPSGTRLSRTGGVEEPASI